A section of the Roseivirga sp. BDSF3-8 genome encodes:
- a CDS encoding glycosyltransferase family 9 protein: MRKQKILVIRFSSIGDIVLTTPVVRALATQLENTEVHYCTKKQYASLVEHNPYIHKVHLLDKNLNDLVSQLKEENFDHIIDLHRNLRTRLIKLRLGIKSTSFDKLNREKWLMVNFQIDRLPNRHIVDRYMNTVKPLGVKTDALGLDYFIPDKDEVEMDWLPESHRKGYVAYAIGAQHNTKKLPLDRMIELCDKINKPIVLLGGPEDADTGEKIVDFFQRTDISAPYEEKLLELNKKAEIFNACGKFNLNQSASLVRQASHVFTHDTGLMHIAAAFKKQIFSIWGNTIPMFGMYPYRTKFTVFEVQGLKCRPCSKIGHSQCPKGHFKCMKNIVFDFYLP; encoded by the coding sequence ATGAGGAAGCAGAAGATACTTGTCATACGATTCTCTTCTATAGGGGATATTGTTCTTACCACTCCTGTAGTTCGTGCACTCGCAACCCAATTGGAGAACACGGAGGTACATTACTGTACAAAAAAGCAATATGCTTCGCTGGTTGAGCATAACCCTTACATCCATAAAGTACACTTACTGGATAAAAACCTCAACGACCTCGTAAGCCAGCTTAAAGAGGAGAATTTTGACCACATCATAGACCTGCACCGTAACCTGCGCACGAGGCTTATCAAATTGCGCCTGGGGATAAAATCTACCAGCTTTGATAAGCTTAATCGGGAAAAATGGCTGATGGTAAACTTCCAGATCGATCGCCTGCCTAATCGCCATATAGTGGATCGTTATATGAATACTGTTAAGCCACTGGGAGTAAAAACGGATGCGCTCGGACTGGACTATTTTATCCCTGATAAAGACGAAGTGGAAATGGATTGGCTGCCTGAGAGTCACCGGAAGGGATATGTGGCCTATGCGATAGGGGCACAGCATAATACCAAAAAGCTTCCCCTGGACCGTATGATTGAACTATGTGATAAGATTAATAAGCCTATCGTTTTACTGGGCGGTCCCGAGGACGCTGATACAGGGGAAAAAATTGTTGATTTCTTTCAGCGCACAGATATATCTGCTCCCTATGAAGAGAAGTTGCTGGAACTGAACAAAAAAGCAGAGATTTTTAATGCCTGCGGCAAGTTTAACCTTAACCAATCAGCCAGCCTGGTGAGGCAGGCCAGCCATGTATTCACTCACGACACCGGGCTGATGCATATTGCGGCAGCCTTCAAAAAACAGATATTTAGTATTTGGGGCAATACCATCCCTATGTTTGGCATGTATCCTTACCGAACCAAGTTTACAGTGTTTGAAGTACAAGGGTTAAAATGCCGCCCATGTAGCAAGATAGGACATAGCCAATGTCCAAAAGGCCACTTTAAGTGCATGAAAAATATCGTCTTTGACTTCTATCTTCCGTAA
- a CDS encoding cytochrome-c peroxidase: MKKIYLLALSVCVFLSSFYLSAYNIPEGASYPFEKARETYRAGLKDFTIKTSRLYHLASVCRPDQASMDDLRKAHSQARISYKKIEYLAAYVDEEFVNDYINGAPLHKLERNSPQLSVLEPKGLQTLEEMLYDEEFPDKELLIKLTKGLNDSAERLRIYSPTNVISDRILLEAIRINLIRLFSLGLTGFDTPGVSEKHALPEAKVSLNASYLAFKSFLPIISQKDEELAGRLEQNFQEAIAILDEAEDFNSFDRLDFLRNYVEPIFRDIKKAHYALGIETWKETDRRFVKRSLNYEADHIFSEKLLNPYHFMQLEEEKYTDETVALGRYLFFDPILSGNNQSSCASCHKPEMAFTDGRAKSLAMNGDGNLDRNAPTLLNSVFADRYFYDLRTDVLENQIAHVVTDSREFHTSYLEIFEKLSSSREYTVLFHEAFPEVKNNPIQKYTVAAAIAAYIRSLTRFDSPFDRYARGESELLDASAKRGFNLFMGKAACGTCHFAPVFNGSVPPLFQESESEVLGVPANSDLDNPIADKDPGRAEGVMKERTSIYNNSFKTTTVRNIALTGPYMHNGVFSTLEEVLDFYDRGGGAGIGLEVPNQTLSPDPLELTDREKQDIISFMKALTDTTGLTSKPNRLPEVEGVLTAKERKVGGEY; this comes from the coding sequence ATGAAGAAAATCTACCTGCTGGCCCTCTCAGTCTGTGTTTTTTTATCATCATTTTATTTAAGCGCTTATAACATACCGGAAGGCGCCTCTTATCCTTTTGAAAAAGCCCGTGAAACCTATCGGGCAGGGCTGAAGGATTTTACTATAAAAACGTCTCGCCTTTACCATTTGGCAAGTGTCTGCCGGCCCGATCAGGCCTCAATGGACGACCTCAGAAAGGCCCATTCACAGGCTCGCATTAGCTATAAAAAAATTGAATACCTGGCAGCCTATGTAGATGAAGAGTTTGTAAACGACTATATAAACGGTGCCCCCCTTCATAAGCTTGAAAGAAACAGTCCGCAATTAAGTGTACTCGAACCTAAGGGATTGCAGACCCTGGAAGAGATGCTTTACGACGAGGAATTTCCTGATAAAGAATTGCTGATCAAACTTACCAAAGGGCTAAATGATAGTGCAGAACGTCTTAGGATTTACAGCCCAACTAATGTAATATCTGACCGGATCCTGCTGGAAGCTATTAGAATAAACCTTATCCGCCTGTTTTCATTGGGGCTGACCGGTTTCGATACCCCCGGTGTGAGTGAAAAACACGCACTGCCCGAAGCGAAAGTTTCTCTTAATGCCTCTTACCTGGCGTTCAAGTCTTTTTTACCTATAATTTCTCAAAAGGATGAAGAACTTGCTGGAAGGCTGGAACAAAACTTTCAGGAAGCCATAGCAATACTGGATGAAGCTGAGGATTTTAACTCGTTTGACAGGCTGGACTTTCTAAGAAATTATGTTGAGCCGATTTTCAGGGACATCAAAAAAGCTCATTATGCCCTGGGAATCGAGACATGGAAAGAAACAGACCGCCGGTTTGTCAAGCGCTCTCTTAACTACGAGGCCGATCACATCTTTTCTGAAAAACTGCTAAACCCCTACCATTTCATGCAACTGGAGGAAGAAAAGTATACGGATGAAACGGTAGCACTCGGACGGTATCTTTTCTTTGACCCCATACTTTCCGGTAACAACCAGAGCTCCTGCGCTTCATGTCATAAGCCGGAAATGGCCTTTACGGATGGCCGGGCTAAAAGCCTGGCTATGAATGGAGACGGCAACCTGGACCGAAATGCGCCTACACTGTTGAATTCAGTATTTGCGGACAGGTACTTTTATGACCTGCGTACAGATGTGCTCGAAAACCAGATAGCCCATGTGGTGACGGATAGCCGTGAATTTCATACATCCTATCTCGAAATATTCGAAAAGCTAAGTTCAAGCCGCGAGTATACAGTCCTTTTCCACGAGGCCTTTCCCGAGGTAAAAAATAACCCTATTCAAAAATACACCGTGGCTGCTGCTATAGCCGCCTATATCCGCAGCCTTACCCGGTTCGACTCTCCATTTGACAGATACGCCCGCGGTGAAAGTGAGCTCCTTGATGCATCCGCTAAGCGGGGCTTCAACCTGTTTATGGGAAAAGCTGCCTGCGGTACCTGTCATTTCGCGCCGGTATTCAACGGGTCCGTACCTCCCCTTTTCCAAGAAAGCGAATCGGAAGTGCTGGGTGTTCCTGCTAACTCTGATCTGGATAACCCCATTGCTGATAAGGATCCGGGAAGGGCTGAAGGAGTGATGAAAGAACGCACATCCATTTACAATAATAGCTTTAAAACCACAACTGTACGGAATATAGCCTTGACTGGTCCCTACATGCATAACGGCGTCTTTTCCACACTGGAAGAAGTACTCGATTTTTATGACAGGGGAGGAGGTGCCGGTATAGGACTGGAGGTGCCTAATCAGACCCTCAGCCCAGACCCGTTAGAGCTTACTGACAGGGAGAAGCAGGATATTATCAGCTTTATGAAAGCCCTCACAGATACTACGGGTCTTACGTCTAAACCAAATAGATTGCCTGAAGTGGAAGGTGTTCTCACGGCAAAAGAGAGAAAAGTAGGAGGGGAGTACTGA
- a CDS encoding alkaline phosphatase PhoX: MKKFYLLLCMLCCTAAPVFAQFYFPVEVEMPADFVPETVVMPPNPLKYQILFIGEVDKVQTTATYGNAPGEALAKQWHDFIGFTPDNDSEDLGWISVNHEMVVRNDSIGDGGGMTVFKVRRDPATDTLVIVEQTLSDGRNGKYFNVDFVNTVGETGMNCGGITSSYDGRIWTAEEWFRTSNDDISPLRDTSDWVISTDIPGNFAGKKIERYENFNYMVEIDPREAKAIRKQYNWGRQPFEGGTVMPDNQTVYLGADATPGLFTKFVADVPGDFRKGKLYVYKHDAEGEPWIEMKSDNLQETLKFAERALQAGATMFNRLEWVTNYNGKVYMTETGRDGIGTRFSRWAQGGGEGTRGVLDYHWVEPVVARHPWLADKTPDQVLDYVMAGNFNDYYGRVLEFDPATGVVRTYLEGGPFLEESPEIGNYPSKHMSNPDGLNVMVVNGQPYMVVCEDLNGTSNGRTPAGVSNRTCEMWLLDMKIENPTYEDLVRISVVPRGAEVTGACPTTDGKTLLVNSQHPSTSNPFPYNNSLTYAITGWDDAVTAIEELEELDLNAELFKAYPNPVSREIRFNVTTDVALYDMNGMRVRVVRNTSVMDVSDLQEGIYMLMTKEGEKARLVIQK, encoded by the coding sequence ATGAAAAAATTTTACCTACTGCTCTGCATGCTTTGTTGCACAGCAGCCCCGGTGTTTGCCCAGTTCTACTTTCCTGTAGAAGTGGAGATGCCTGCAGACTTCGTACCCGAAACGGTGGTAATGCCTCCCAATCCTCTTAAATACCAGATTCTCTTCATTGGTGAAGTGGATAAAGTACAAACCACGGCCACTTATGGCAATGCTCCAGGTGAAGCGCTGGCTAAACAATGGCATGACTTTATCGGGTTTACCCCTGATAACGATTCGGAAGACCTCGGCTGGATTTCCGTAAACCACGAAATGGTCGTAAGAAACGACTCCATCGGTGACGGTGGTGGTATGACCGTTTTCAAAGTTCGCCGTGACCCTGCTACCGATACCCTTGTCATCGTTGAGCAGACTCTTTCAGACGGCCGTAACGGCAAGTATTTTAACGTAGATTTTGTCAATACGGTAGGTGAGACTGGTATGAACTGTGGCGGTATCACCTCCTCTTACGATGGGCGTATATGGACAGCAGAAGAGTGGTTCCGTACCAGTAATGATGACATTTCTCCTCTTCGTGACACCAGCGACTGGGTTATTTCCACTGATATCCCCGGTAACTTTGCAGGCAAAAAGATCGAGCGCTACGAGAACTTTAACTACATGGTTGAAATCGACCCCCGTGAAGCTAAGGCCATCCGCAAGCAATATAACTGGGGTCGTCAGCCTTTCGAAGGTGGAACCGTTATGCCTGACAATCAGACGGTGTACCTGGGCGCTGATGCAACCCCCGGCTTGTTTACCAAATTTGTGGCAGACGTACCAGGTGATTTTCGTAAAGGAAAACTCTATGTATATAAACACGACGCTGAAGGCGAACCTTGGATAGAAATGAAGAGCGACAACCTTCAGGAAACCCTGAAGTTTGCTGAAAGAGCCCTGCAGGCAGGTGCTACTATGTTCAACCGCCTTGAGTGGGTAACTAACTACAATGGAAAAGTTTACATGACCGAAACTGGCCGTGACGGTATCGGAACCCGCTTCTCTCGCTGGGCACAGGGTGGTGGTGAAGGCACACGCGGTGTACTCGACTACCACTGGGTAGAGCCTGTAGTCGCACGGCACCCCTGGCTGGCGGACAAAACTCCTGATCAGGTACTGGACTATGTGATGGCCGGAAATTTCAATGATTACTACGGACGTGTGCTTGAGTTTGATCCTGCTACGGGTGTGGTGCGTACCTACCTCGAAGGTGGTCCTTTCCTGGAAGAAAGCCCCGAAATAGGAAACTACCCCTCCAAGCACATGTCTAACCCTGACGGTCTGAATGTGATGGTGGTAAACGGACAGCCTTATATGGTAGTTTGCGAAGACCTTAACGGCACGTCTAACGGACGTACGCCTGCCGGAGTAAGTAACCGTACCTGTGAAATGTGGCTTCTGGATATGAAAATCGAGAATCCTACTTATGAGGACCTCGTTCGTATTTCAGTAGTACCCAGAGGGGCCGAAGTAACTGGTGCCTGCCCTACCACTGATGGCAAAACGCTGCTTGTAAACTCACAGCACCCCAGCACCAGCAACCCATTCCCTTATAATAACTCCCTGACTTATGCCATCACTGGCTGGGACGATGCCGTAACGGCTATTGAAGAACTGGAAGAGCTGGATCTTAACGCTGAACTGTTCAAGGCATACCCTAACCCTGTAAGCCGCGAAATCCGCTTCAATGTTACTACGGATGTAGCGCTGTATGACATGAACGGCATGCGTGTACGCGTAGTAAGAAACACCAGCGTAATGGATGTATCCGACCTCCAGGAGGGTATTTACATGCTTATGACCAAAGAAGGTGAAAAAGCCCGTCTTGTAATCCAAAAGTAA
- the porU gene encoding type IX secretion system sortase PorU — MKALSGLLLLFVSTFAFSQSVLLPGGKYGVFQVSEEGVYKITFDDVARLGLNPASVDPSALHVFTGSGGVLPQANSEATDFRTRQIPVASYGLEDGQFQEEDYLLAYIPGPDKVFSTEGEIRVAQNFYSRTTNFYLAFDPSLPPLRIPSERPLPGGPVIQTYKAIQHHEHDIINLLKSGRDWVGEEFAEDGSLDFSFLLHETNDVELNARFVSRALRQGTFTLFCNGQEVGKTTAYPIQQSIWGIKAQPADIDITIPAGITRTGQNTLTFRFDQAPISTAYLDYFELSFARKPDPDRPNLMRFAGNYPSAFRFEPGEAFAGHQLWNVTDPLRPARQDFERYVAGNKSRTYMLFKPQLALEAQFHSIQVVPELPTGPADLLIVTPGAWRHEAERLATFRREHDGLSVHVAEVEYIYARYASGRRDISAIRNYARDLNTSGKLRYLLIFADGSYDVAGIYDDNIHAIPAYPSTESFHDVLSYASDDYFGFFDEQEGEWTEGGSRQTIHDLDIAVGRLPVASAEEATAMVNKLITYASAEEGFGPWRNRIAFVADDGDYNKHMLRSDILASEMESSQPQIVTDRLFVDAYPQVRDPSWPVKISPAARAELSRAVDHGSFIIDYIGHGGETGWTDERILTIDQMKKWQNSASFPIILSPTCEFGRFDDFGRRSAAEEALLLPHSGAIALLTTTRPVFSATNFELSYAFYEALYKEDNGERLRLGDLFRQTKNAAIRGVINRNFSLLGDPSMMPAYPKGKLRLTAITGHDGEPLDTLSGGQTVTFEGEVIFEETIAEAFNGQVFLSLFDEAVEKETLGEGGPHTRITYHEYDDLIYQGKATITNGKFSIEISLPSRTQDFTELRLSLYARESGEDGRVIRDAAGGMSNLAMSQGAIQDVDRSAPLITMYLDHPYFSEGDPVSADAVLIAQLSDPGGISLGSGPQKGLWAVLDTLTQQPFQLNRYFYYNENDATRGSLTCPLYGMEPGQHTLTLYAGDYSGNRTSKQIRFEVVENNRTFLQEVVAFPNPATDHVDFQFFLSNPVEDYQIELIVFDQLGKILFREERQFINPTEKNHSLRWNIPFVNAGTQTYQMVYYHLQLKSLEGLSRTFEKRGKVLLYR; from the coding sequence ATGAAAGCACTAAGCGGACTACTACTGTTATTTGTCAGCACATTTGCCTTTAGTCAGTCCGTTTTGCTCCCCGGCGGTAAATATGGAGTGTTTCAGGTAAGTGAAGAAGGTGTATATAAGATAACCTTCGATGATGTTGCACGTCTCGGCCTAAACCCTGCCTCTGTTGATCCTTCTGCTCTGCATGTTTTTACTGGCTCCGGCGGTGTGTTGCCACAGGCAAATAGCGAGGCCACAGACTTTCGGACCAGGCAAATACCTGTAGCCTCATACGGTCTGGAGGATGGTCAGTTCCAAGAGGAAGATTACCTATTGGCTTATATTCCTGGCCCAGACAAGGTCTTCTCTACTGAAGGTGAAATACGTGTAGCTCAAAATTTTTATAGTCGTACGACTAATTTTTACCTGGCTTTCGATCCTTCACTTCCCCCCTTGAGGATACCTAGTGAGAGGCCCCTGCCCGGAGGACCCGTCATCCAGACATATAAGGCGATCCAGCACCATGAGCATGACATCATTAACCTGCTTAAAAGTGGCCGTGATTGGGTAGGGGAGGAGTTTGCGGAAGACGGCTCACTTGACTTTTCCTTTTTGCTGCACGAGACAAACGATGTCGAATTAAACGCACGGTTTGTAAGCCGTGCTTTAAGGCAGGGCACCTTCACGCTGTTTTGTAACGGACAGGAAGTTGGTAAAACCACTGCCTATCCCATTCAGCAGAGTATTTGGGGCATCAAGGCCCAGCCTGCTGATATTGATATCACTATTCCTGCTGGCATTACCCGCACCGGACAGAACACCCTCACCTTCCGTTTCGACCAGGCCCCCATAAGTACTGCCTATCTTGATTATTTTGAACTTTCTTTTGCTCGTAAGCCTGACCCCGACAGGCCAAACCTGATGCGATTTGCAGGTAACTATCCATCAGCATTCCGTTTTGAGCCAGGCGAGGCCTTTGCCGGTCACCAGTTATGGAATGTAACTGACCCCCTACGCCCTGCAAGACAGGATTTTGAACGGTATGTAGCTGGCAATAAGAGCAGAACCTATATGCTTTTTAAACCACAGCTGGCATTAGAGGCACAATTTCACTCAATTCAGGTGGTGCCTGAACTACCCACCGGTCCGGCAGACTTGCTTATTGTGACGCCCGGAGCATGGCGGCATGAAGCGGAGCGGCTCGCAACCTTCAGGCGCGAACATGATGGCTTGAGTGTGCATGTAGCCGAGGTGGAGTATATTTATGCCCGGTATGCCTCCGGAAGAAGGGATATTAGCGCCATTAGAAACTATGCGCGTGACCTTAATACTTCCGGTAAGTTACGCTACCTGCTTATTTTTGCTGACGGATCATACGATGTGGCAGGAATATATGACGATAACATCCACGCCATTCCTGCCTACCCATCCACAGAATCTTTCCATGATGTGCTGAGCTATGCTAGTGACGATTACTTTGGCTTTTTTGATGAGCAGGAAGGAGAGTGGACAGAGGGAGGTAGCCGTCAGACTATCCATGACCTAGATATTGCGGTAGGCCGCCTGCCGGTTGCCAGTGCTGAAGAGGCCACAGCTATGGTGAATAAGTTGATCACTTACGCATCCGCAGAGGAAGGGTTTGGTCCCTGGCGTAACCGGATTGCCTTTGTCGCGGACGACGGAGACTACAACAAGCATATGCTGCGCAGCGACATTCTTGCCAGTGAAATGGAATCTTCGCAACCACAGATCGTGACCGACCGTCTCTTCGTGGATGCCTACCCCCAGGTGAGAGACCCCTCATGGCCGGTTAAGATAAGTCCCGCGGCCAGGGCCGAACTTAGTCGTGCGGTTGATCATGGCTCCTTCATTATTGACTATATCGGACACGGTGGGGAAACGGGCTGGACAGATGAACGAATTTTGACCATAGACCAAATGAAAAAATGGCAGAACTCGGCTTCATTTCCTATTATTCTGTCGCCAACCTGTGAATTCGGGCGCTTTGATGATTTTGGCAGGCGTTCTGCAGCCGAAGAAGCGCTTCTCCTGCCCCATTCCGGAGCTATTGCTTTGCTTACTACCACCAGACCGGTGTTTTCGGCTACCAATTTCGAGCTTAGTTATGCTTTTTACGAGGCCCTTTATAAAGAAGATAATGGCGAAAGGCTGCGTCTCGGAGATCTGTTCCGGCAAACAAAAAATGCCGCCATACGTGGGGTGATCAACCGTAACTTTAGCTTGCTGGGGGATCCTTCCATGATGCCCGCCTATCCTAAGGGCAAGCTCAGACTTACAGCTATTACCGGTCATGATGGTGAACCCCTGGATACTCTTTCGGGCGGACAGACTGTTACGTTCGAAGGCGAAGTGATTTTTGAAGAAACCATAGCGGAAGCGTTTAACGGACAGGTGTTTCTCTCACTCTTCGACGAGGCAGTTGAAAAGGAGACCCTTGGAGAGGGTGGCCCTCATACCCGAATTACCTACCATGAGTATGATGATCTTATTTACCAGGGTAAGGCCACTATAACTAATGGGAAATTCTCAATTGAGATATCCCTCCCGTCCAGGACACAGGACTTTACTGAATTAAGATTAAGCCTTTATGCCAGGGAATCCGGTGAGGATGGTCGGGTAATTCGTGATGCTGCGGGGGGAATGAGCAACCTTGCTATGAGCCAGGGGGCTATCCAGGATGTTGACCGTTCTGCTCCGCTCATAACCATGTACCTTGACCATCCCTATTTTTCCGAAGGTGATCCTGTTTCAGCCGACGCGGTCCTGATTGCTCAACTGTCCGACCCGGGAGGTATCAGTCTTGGGTCCGGGCCGCAAAAGGGGCTCTGGGCTGTGCTGGACACGCTCACTCAGCAACCTTTTCAGCTCAATCGCTACTTCTACTATAATGAAAATGATGCTACCAGGGGCTCTCTTACCTGCCCTCTGTATGGTATGGAGCCGGGGCAGCATACCCTGACGCTGTATGCAGGTGACTACAGTGGAAACCGCACCAGCAAGCAAATCCGGTTTGAGGTAGTGGAGAACAACCGGACCTTCCTGCAGGAAGTGGTTGCCTTTCCTAATCCGGCTACCGACCATGTTGATTTTCAGTTCTTTTTGAGTAATCCCGTAGAGGACTACCAAATCGAATTAATTGTTTTTGATCAACTTGGTAAAATTCTATTCAGAGAAGAGAGGCAATTCATTAATCCTACCGAAAAAAACCACTCTCTGCGCTGGAATATCCCCTTTGTTAATGCGGGAACGCAGACTTACCAGATGGTGTACTACCACCTTCAGCTAAAAAGCCTGGAAGGCCTTAGCCGTACATTTGAAAAGCGCGGTAAGGTACTGCTTTATCGTTAA
- a CDS encoding cytochrome c, with amino-acid sequence MVTKRLALPFIFLFVCLPLAVSAQNYTFTEHVSPIIYKNCSGCHKPNGAAPFSLLTYRDVAKRASFIQHVVSERIMPPWKADPSYRSFANEKQLTDDEIRVISSWVGDGAPYGPASELQQPPSNTISGASLFGYPDLILQMDEPVKIDGDNKETYICYALPYEIEEQTYVKAIEFIPGNRQLAHHASYQVLEVSEGVDLDNMPAYFEFGDTDYIDDQHDYGYFNLFDKDGNPPMQTYHDGWLPGSGPRIYPEGIGFLLPKKGVFLIRNMHYAPSPINTSDQTTIHIYFSDEPVERTVMFTTFRPTDIDLNTGNIIPADTAIQYDINIRVGQDLSLFSVNPHMHRLGKNFKAWATTPEGKTIPLVHIPQWDFNWQEFYQYKKLLHIPKGSVIHAEALFDNTVDNPENPNFPPEPVFFERGMDDKDEMMRLTFLFLPYQPGDENLDMEDQWRSQMLSNEQ; translated from the coding sequence ATGGTAACTAAACGTCTGGCTCTGCCATTCATTTTTCTTTTTGTGTGTTTGCCCCTAGCGGTTTCAGCTCAGAATTATACATTTACTGAGCATGTATCGCCTATTATCTATAAGAATTGCTCTGGCTGCCACAAGCCTAATGGGGCTGCACCTTTCAGTCTACTCACCTACCGCGATGTAGCTAAGCGGGCTAGCTTTATCCAGCACGTAGTATCAGAGCGCATTATGCCGCCATGGAAGGCCGATCCTTCGTACCGGTCTTTTGCTAATGAAAAGCAACTGACTGATGATGAGATCCGTGTCATAAGTAGTTGGGTGGGAGATGGAGCACCGTACGGGCCTGCCTCCGAGCTACAGCAGCCTCCGTCAAATACCATTAGTGGTGCCAGTCTTTTCGGTTACCCCGACCTGATCCTGCAAATGGATGAGCCGGTAAAGATCGATGGCGATAATAAAGAAACCTATATCTGTTATGCTCTTCCCTATGAGATAGAAGAGCAAACCTATGTAAAGGCAATCGAATTTATACCCGGCAATCGCCAACTAGCACACCATGCCAGCTACCAGGTGCTTGAAGTGTCCGAGGGTGTGGATCTCGATAATATGCCTGCCTATTTTGAATTTGGCGATACTGACTACATAGACGACCAACATGATTACGGGTACTTCAACCTGTTTGATAAAGACGGTAACCCACCAATGCAGACATATCATGATGGGTGGTTACCAGGCTCCGGCCCACGTATCTATCCTGAAGGCATAGGGTTTCTTCTTCCCAAAAAAGGGGTATTTCTGATTCGTAACATGCATTATGCGCCTTCACCCATCAACACCTCCGATCAGACCACTATCCACATATACTTTTCCGATGAGCCGGTAGAGCGCACCGTCATGTTTACCACGTTCAGGCCAACTGATATCGACCTGAATACCGGTAATATCATACCTGCCGATACAGCCATCCAATATGATATAAACATACGTGTGGGGCAGGACCTTTCGCTTTTTAGCGTGAACCCCCATATGCACAGACTGGGTAAAAACTTTAAAGCCTGGGCTACTACACCAGAAGGTAAAACCATACCGCTTGTTCATATACCCCAGTGGGACTTCAACTGGCAGGAGTTTTACCAATATAAAAAGCTACTTCACATACCTAAAGGGAGTGTCATCCATGCGGAAGCTCTGTTTGATAATACAGTAGATAATCCGGAAAACCCCAACTTCCCTCCGGAGCCGGTATTTTTTGAGAGAGGTATGGACGATAAGGATGAGATGATGCGGCTGACCTTTCTTTTTCTGCCTTACCAGCCAGGGGATGAAAATCTGGACATGGAGGATCAGTGGCGATCCCAGATGCTTAGTAACGAGCAATAG
- a CDS encoding redoxin family protein: protein MKHLKILLPLLIISLLSTASRGPDKEKDTKDHPMFSVKLNTLSKEEFDLSKVKAKAMVIVVMAPECPLSRSYTLTINKLAEKYKRKGIEFFALFPGKDLPLMDIVEFQRKYKLKPQVLLDNDYRMVDMLRASVTPEAFLIDAYGETRYSGAIDNWVYSLTKKRQVITRHYLDDAINSMVTGFPLEYEKTQPIGCFINAPIYGN from the coding sequence GTGAAGCACTTAAAAATCTTACTCCCCCTCCTCATTATTTCCCTGCTGTCCACAGCATCCCGAGGACCGGACAAGGAAAAGGATACAAAAGACCACCCCATGTTTTCAGTAAAATTGAATACGCTTAGTAAGGAAGAATTTGACCTGAGCAAAGTAAAAGCTAAGGCCATGGTAATTGTGGTGATGGCCCCTGAGTGTCCTCTGAGCAGAAGTTATACCCTTACCATTAATAAACTGGCTGAGAAATATAAGCGTAAGGGAATTGAATTTTTTGCCCTATTTCCTGGTAAAGACCTTCCTTTAATGGATATAGTTGAGTTTCAGCGTAAATACAAGCTAAAGCCTCAGGTACTATTGGATAATGATTACAGGATGGTAGATATGCTCAGAGCGTCTGTAACTCCGGAGGCCTTTCTTATAGATGCATATGGTGAGACTCGTTACAGTGGAGCCATTGATAACTGGGTATACAGTCTTACCAAGAAGCGTCAGGTAATTACCCGCCACTACCTTGATGATGCAATCAATTCTATGGTCACCGGGTTTCCACTGGAGTATGAGAAAACCCAGCCGATAGGCTGCTTTATCAATGCCCCTATTTATGGTAACTAA